The Zingiber officinale cultivar Zhangliang chromosome 2A, Zo_v1.1, whole genome shotgun sequence genomic sequence CCAACTTTTGTCGAGATCAAATCAATCACTGTGCTTTGCATATCTGGTTTAGTCGACAGATCCATAGGTTTGGTTGATTGATCCGCCTTCCTGCCAAATCTATTCTACTCGATCTAAACTCTGTGTTATGTCATcctagttcggtcgaccaatccctaggttcagtcgaccaatccttCTGgtttctacaaaatagagttagtttggcagtataaaaataatattcctataacacaaagttagcacagtagtaTAATGATGCATGAGCAAGAAAAGATGGTAAGACTTGTCTTAATCTCAACCTGGAAACCTCTTGGTTTCTTCAATTGAATCAACGACCTAGGGTTTATCCCTTCTTGGGACACGACCTCCCCATCACTCCACTCCAATTTCTTACCTTAACTTATCTACCAAATAtttgatcctccagacctatttggactttctctgctcagtaTCTAATCatctgatctactaagacttttcctataatactaaattagccaatagtaataatagtaatgtaaaatactatggtaaaactaaacttagatttatcCAAATCCGTTTGTTCGGATGACTGCACGCAGTCGATCGAAAACTATCCAATCAACTTttcttagagttcactcctccaagacttcccaTTACCTAAGATTATCTTCCCCTAGAATTTTCTccatctggtttcactcaccagaacctagagttatctccctctagggttttctatacctggcttcacttaccaagactcaGCATTGAATCAGCCCATTAGGGATTCGATATTGGGTCTACCAGATTTACAGAATTTTTCTACCTGACTTCCACAATATGCCAAGATTTTCCTTTCCTAGCTGCAATTAGGGGTGTTCATTCGGGTCGGTTCGggttatttggtttatttggtttatttggttCGGGTTATTCggttattataaatttttaaatccaaCCAAGAACCAAACCGAATTAATTGTCAACCAAACCGAATCATCCGAAATTAATTCGGGTTATTCGGTTCAGGTACCATTTAACCCAAATTTTATGAGGTTGACTGGTAGAGTTTAGCTCAGCGAGAACCTATGGGGAAAGTCTCGATGGTGCAGTGGAGTGGAGGATCAAGGCATGCAGTATTGCAGTTGCTCTTGAAATTTTAATACGAAAACCAGAATTATATTCTAACCTACATTAATAAAACTATCAACCATGAATGTGCTCCCAGCAAGGCAGCAACCTGCCAACCCATACTAGGTAACAGAAAATTTGATGATAATATATTAGGAAAAAAAACATGTCCTTAAAAGAACTAGGATGATAATGATTAGCAATATAACCAAGTGCTTCTTTTATGTTCAAACAAATTAAATCTGATAATTATATTAAGTTGTATTTGACCTTAATTTGGCAATGATAGCCAAATGAATACAATTATACAAGTAGTGCTGAGTTTGATCGACGTCAGTTGAGCTTGATTCAGTTTGCCTAAGGTAAACACTTTTCTCTTAAGGTGGATTGGAAATTGATTTTAGCCCAAGATGGCCACAATCATCGAGCCATTCAGCCACTTCACCTAGACGAATTTCCTTGGATACATCACTCCTCTAGTTCAGCAACACTTGGGGAAGATGTAGCTTTAGCCTTTAGGGCAGCTTTGGATATTTTATCCGATCTGAGCCTGCAAACAACCATAAATCAGAAATGCATACAATATTTTTATAGCAAGAATATTCAGTGTGATGCTTCAGATACTATGGAGTAAGGACCCACCACAATAACACAATGAATAAGCTAAAAGAAACTGCTTCGGAAGAACAGAGAGTGGTCACCGAGAACTCCACCTTCATTCACACAATTGTCAAATGCTTTGATGTCTGACAATCAGAAAGAGCCAAGCCAAGCAACAAAAGAAGAAAAGCACCTGCACTTAGAAGGTTTCTCCTGTCGGAAAGGCAAGGTGAAAGGACCAAAATCTAAGTCAGGAAAGTAGACCATATCATACCACTTACTCACTTTGATGAGTTGATCgtgttaaaaaaataatgatgatgatgatgtatgTTGCAGTTGCAGTAGCCTTTGTCTTAGTGAGACAAAATAAAAGATTATACACCAATTACAGCACCACAAGAAAAATATGACAAACAGATAGCACTGATCAATGATCATAACCAAATCTAAATGAGAACATCCAAATTCTACTACATAACATAATATTATAGAAGTTTTGAGAATCCAAATTTCAATGTAAAGGTATTAAAGTTCATATTCAAAGTCTCCAAAAGCAGCCACGAGGCCCACGACCACGAGAGCCATAAAAATTTTTCTCCTTTTCATTTCATTTCTGAACTTTTCCTTCAAAATTTTTGCAGGTTCAATATCTACTGGTGAAACCCTTTTACCCAGTGATGATGAAGACGAAGAATGATCATAAGTAGATGAATGAGTTGTATTATGTAGAGCATGAATTCTCATATATTCATCATACAAATCATTCATTGATTCTTTGACAATTTGAACGATTGATGATCCATCCACCTTTCCATACACATCAGTAAACAAAACTTCTAGATATTCAAACTTATTCCTAGGATCAAGCACAGAAGCAACAACAACTAACATGTTCATTTTTTCAATCACTCCATAATATTTGTCAAACTTTGATTTCATAAACTTTGTCATGTCTTTAAGGCCAACATCATCTGCTTCATTGAGACATTTTTTCAATACAACAACAATACAAGCTATGTCATCCAAAAAAGAATGAGCAGTCACATTCTTTGTCCctgaaactttcaaagtaagatCATAAAAATGTTCAAGAAAACCAATCAACCTCCTAACATTCTTCCAATCCGCTATTCTAGGCACCCCGGTATTTTCAAGATCTTCCCTAAAATGTAAATTCTCAGCATCAAATCTACTAAAAGCTCTTTCATATGCTTGGGCTGTTTCCAACATTAAATAGGTCGAATTCCACCTTGTAGGGACATCAAGCACCAAATTCTTAGTGCTACAGCATTTCTCAATTTCagcaaaacttttaaaacttttaattcttGCTGGGGACTGCCTAACATATTTAACTGCAACCCTAACACGTTCAACAGATTCCCCAATGTGGTTCAACCCATTTTGAACAATTAAATTCATAATATGTGCAACACAACGAACATGTGTCCATTTTCCTCCCAAAATACATTTTTCCCAATTAGCAAATTTTTCTTTCAAGTATGTGATCGCTACATCATTTGAACTAGCATTGTCAACTGTAATTGTAAACACATTATCAATACCCCACTCAAGCAAACACATTTCCAAAGCTTTTCCAATATCATTTCCTCTATGACTTAACACCGGAGAAAAACTTAACACTCTCTTTTGCAACCTCCAATCATTATCAACAAAATGAGCAGTGACACACATATAATTAACCTTTTGTAAAGAAGTCCAAGTGTCGGTAGTAAAACAGATTCTACCAACATTTTCTTAAATTTGAGTCcttacttttttttcttttcctctaaaTATAACTGATAACAATCCCTAGTCACAGTGATTCTAGATGGAATTTGAAATGATGGTTGACAAACATTAATAAAATGCTTAAACCCTGTCTCTCTACAAACTTAAaagcaagttcatcaacaattatCATGTGACATAAAGCCTTCCTAATTGCTTGTTGATCAAATTTCCAAGCAATTAAATTAGTCTTGTTCTCATTAACATCTCCAGTTTGAAAAGCCAATTGAGTTTGATTAGAGGGCTTGTTCTGAGGATATGATGCACATACTTTCAAATGACCTAATAAAGCACTAGTCCCATGTATTCTAGTTGATGAAAAATACTCTTTTCCACAATATCTACAAGTGCTTTTGTTCTCACCTTTTTCATTTGTAAAAGAATCAAAGTGATCCCAAACCTTTGACCTTTTGCGAGTTACTCTTCGTTTTATAGGCTTGATTGTGTAACGACCacacttcttactactactactactctctaagagtgaccgttacttatctattactctacttaaccggtttattaaaaatctctaggaaaaccctaccgaaaaatttcagcaaagtctcccctgtaccggtgaccatttcccataatacaaacataatatactcagccacaggcggctggaacatataatcacccaaccacgcagtataataactcaataagaagaatgaaactactctagcaatagtaaacagataacactccaacaataaaacataacaaagtgcggaatagactcaattacaatctcaacttcatcatagcattaaggagaaaagaaaaggaaactctaatcaggtaagttttaacaactccatagcaaactcttgatctctccatagtccagccatcacacaccttcatcaccaccaccttgtcgccttcctttcataccttagctttttcctttatctgcagtaggaggaagtgcagtctataagcataaagcttagtgagcgctatctactcacaaaaacccgatatgcatgtatataaataaaaacatgctaaaactgaatgctaacatataaaactactcatgctcatatatagcaaaggaaatcatgctaactgaaatactaaacatgtatagtttatcatgctcataaactaataaaagaagcatactaaacatgtaaaactactaaacatgtaaagatactaaacatgtaaaactactgaacatgtaaaactactaaacatgtaaaactactaaacatgtaaagctaaacatgctcataagaataaaactataacagcatgctgaaagcaaataaaactaaacatgctgaataatctaatagcaagaaacaaataaactactactgcatgcttcaaataacaagaaactaaactttctaattctaaacatatttgaagcttgtttcatttgtttcaaaacttatactttaatacttcaaaataataataaacttcttttgggcccggcattgtaccacttagcgcgcattcttaataagaatcgaggtagctaatcccgaaactactaagatacttctaggccttgtgcctaggggcaacttggagcccatcccttagaccttgtgtccggtacatgccctttaaaagtaaaatactttttatcttaattacttcttctttaaatgccttggcattttaatagacaccttgtgtgccaaaaatccctaaaatcttgactttgggatctacttaaggccttggcctttttctttcttttctttatctttcttattcatttctaatatttctaaaagaatacttctttaaaaggaactgaaatgtttaagcaaattctaactttgaaaggcttaaaccaaaaatctgcccactatgctaataaaattctgcatattaagcttactaAAATCTGCACACTTAACAACAATCTGCATTCTATAAgcttacaaaatctgcactttatacttataaaatctgcactatactaagcttaataaaatctgcacacttataaaatctgcatacttataAAAACAATCTCATCCTATAATCATCTCTCACATGGTTCGATCAGATCCAATGTTAAATGATAGACCACTAGTTAGCCATCCAATGCCAGTTACACTGTCTTCATCTCTATTAAAGAGTAGGCTCGAAAACTACAGCTCTAGCTACAGTCGACACCC encodes the following:
- the LOC122044027 gene encoding zinc finger BED domain-containing protein RICESLEEPER 2-like, yielding MCLLEWGIDNVFTITVDNASSNDVAITYLKEKFANWEKCILGGKWTHVRCVAHIMNLIVQNGLNHIGESVERVRVAVKYVRQSPARIKSFKSFAEIEKCCSTKNLVLDVPTRWNSTYLMLETAQAYERAFSRFDAENLHFREDLENTGVPRIADWKNVRRLIGFLEHFYDLTLKVSGTKNVTAHSFLDDIACIVVVLKKCLNEADDVGLKDMTKFMKSKFDKYYGVIEKMNMLVVVASVLDPRNKFEYLEVLFTDVYGKVDGSSIVQIVKESMNDLYDEYMRIHALHNTTHSSTYDHSSSSSSLGKVQK